In the Lactobacillus paragasseri genome, ACCCAACTGTTGAAGTTTTCGTTACCCTTTCAAACGGTGTCGTAGGTAAGGCCGAAGTTCCATCTGGTGCTTCAACTGGTGAAAACGAAGCTGTTGAATTACGTGATGGTGGTTCACGTCTTGGTGGTAAAGGTGTTATGAACGCTGTTAACAACGTTAACACTGAAATCAACGATGCTTTAAAGGGATTAGATCCACACGATCAACCAAACATTGACGCAACTATGATCGCTTTAGACGGTACTCCAAACAAGGGTCGTCTTGGTGCTAACGCTATCTTGGGTGTATCTATGGCTACTGCTTGTGCAGCTGCTAAGGATAACCACCAACCATTGTACCGTTACCTTGGTGGTACTGACCTTGAAATGCCTCAAACTTTCCACAACGTTATTAACGGTGGTGAACACGCAGACAACGGTATCGATATTCAAGAATTCATGATTACTCCAGTTGCTAAGACTTCATTCCGTGATGGTTTTGAAAAGATTGTTAACGTATACCACACTTTGAAAAAAGTTCTTGAAGACATGGGTTACGAAACTGGCTTAGGTGACGAAGGTGGTTTCGCTCCTAACATGAAGAACTCAGAAGAAGCTTTAAAGGCATTACATGAATCAATTATTAAGGCTGGTTACAAGCCAGGTGAAGATATTGCTATTGCATGTGACTGTGCTGCTTCATACTTCTACAACAAAGAAGACGGCAAGTACCACCTTGAAGGTAAAGTTCTTACTGACGAAGAATTGGCAGATTACTACGACAAGTTACTTGACGAATTCCCAGAATTAATTTCTATGGAAGACCCATACGATGAAAACGATGTTGAAGGTATGGTTAAGTTCACTGAAAGCCACAAGGACCGTATCCAAATTGTTCTTGACGACTTCATTTGTACTAACCCTAAGCTTTTGAACAAGGCTATTCACGAAGGTGCTGGTAACGCTTCATTAATCAAGTTGAACCAAATCGGTACTGTTACTGAAACTCTTGAAACTATTCGTCTTTCACGTAAGAATGGTTACAACACTATGATTTCTCACCGTTCAGGTGAAACTGGTGATACCTTCATCGCTGACTTCGCAGTTGCTGTTAACGGTGGTCAATTGAAGAGTGGTGCTCCAGCTCGTTCAGAACGTGTTGAAAAGTACAACCGTTTACTTGAAATTGAAGAAGAACTTGGTAAGGGTGAACGTTTAGCATTCTTCCCAGACAACGTTGACTTAGACTAATTTAAGTTAATATTTCTTTAAAAAGAGATTGATTTTTGATCAATCTCTTTTTTTATGCTTGAGTTAGTTATGGAAAGTAAGTAAACTAGATACTATAGATAGAAAGGAAGATTAGTTGAAAAAGAAAATTAAATCTTTTGATAATAAAACTGTGTTAACAATTGGACGAATTGGATCTGTCTTGTCTGTTTTGATGTATGTTTCTTATATCCTCAAATTATGAATAATTTGCAGGGAAATTATGGTAATCCAATTCAACCATTGGTTGCGGCTATTAACTGCTTTATTTGGGTTTTATATGCCCTATTAAGAGAGAAAAAAGATTGGCCGTTATTTGTAGCTAATTTTCCAGGAATCTTATTTGGATTAGCTACATTTGTTACTAGTTTGCACTAATTTTTCAGTCGATCGTTTTCTATAAAAAATAGATGTAAGAGGGGAAAATAATTTGATTACTGTCTCAGATTTGAGTTTAAATTTATCTGGTCGTACTTTATACGAAGATGTTAACTTAAAATTTACTCCCGGTAATTGTTATGGAGTAATTGGCGCTAATGGTGCGGGTAAGTCTACTTTTTTAAAACTTTTAGAAGGTAAAATTGAACCTACAACAGGAAATATTTCTATTGACGCTAATGAAAGAATGTCTAGCTTAAATCAAGATCACTTTGCGTTTGAAGATTGTACTGTTTTAGATACAGTGATTCAGGGGCATAAAGAACTTTATCAAGTAATGAAAGATAAGGATGAGCTTTATTCTAAACCTGATTTTAGTGATGAAGATGGTGTAAAGGCAGCTGAACTTGAATCCAAGTTTGCGGAGCTTGATGGCTGGAATGCGGAAGCTGATGCTTCTAAATTGTTGCAATCTTTAGGTATTCCTGAAGACTTGCATCAAAGTAAAATGAGCGAGTTACCAGAAGCAGATAAAGTTAAAGTTTTATTAGCGCAAGCCTTGTTTGGTAATCCTGATATTCTTTTACTTGATGAGCCGACTAACGGTTTAGACGTTCACACCGTAAATTGGCTTGAAGATTTTTTAGCTGATTATCCAAATATTGTTATTGTTGTATCTCACGATCGTCACTTCTTAAACCAAGTATGTACACAAATGTGTGATGTTGATTACGGCAAAATTCAGCTCTATATGGGTAATTATGATTTTTGGTATGAATCAAGTAAGCTAGCTTCAGAATTAGCAGCTAACCAAAATGCAAAGAAGGAAGAAAAAATCAAAGAACTTCAAGAGTTCATTGCTCGTTTTTCAGCAAATGCATCTAAGTCTAAGCAGGCTACATCAAGAAAGAAACAATTAGAAAAAATTACGCTTGACGATATTAAACCATCTTCTCGTAAATATCCTTATGTTAAGTTCGAAATGCATCGAGATTTAGGAAACGATTTATTAAAGGTTGAAGACGTATCTTACAGCGTTGATGGCGAAAAAATCTTAGACCATGTTTCATTTATTGTGCGACCTGGAGATAAGGTTGCCTTTTTATCACGCAATACTTTAGCAACTACTGCTTTAATGGATATTATTGCTGGTAAAATAAAACCAGAAACTGGCACTGTGACATGGGGACAAACAACTGCTTTTAACTATATGTCTCGTGATTTGAACGCTAACTTTAACAATGATGAACTAACGATTTTAGATTGGCTACGTCAATATGCTACTAAAGAACAGGATGATAATACTTTCCTACGCGGCTTCTTAGGTCGAATGCTCTTTTCTGGAGAAGAAATTGAGAAGAAAATTAAGGTGCTTTCCGGTGGAGAAAAGGTGCGTTGCCAACTGTCTAGGATGATGTTAGAACCAGCTAATGTATTGGTAATGGATGATCCGACAAATCACTTGGACTTAGAGTCAATTACTTCTCTTAATGATGCATTGAAAGATTATCAAGGATCAATTCTGTTTACTTCCCATGATCATGAATTTATTCAAACGATTGCTGATCATATTGTAGAAGTTGGACCTAAAGGAATTGTTAGTCGAGCTGATACGAATTATGATGAATTTCTAAACAGTACAACAATTCAAGAACAAGTAGAAAATATTTATTAAAATATAGGAAAAAAGGAATTTTATTGTGAAAATTCCTTTTTATTTTGTCAAAAAAGAGTACTATAAAACTTGTGAGCTTTTTTAAGGAGGATTTGTAAAATGTGTACCTCAATTATTTATGATTCAAACGGCCAACATTATTTTGGGCGTAATTTAGATTTAGAAATTTCTTTTGGTGAACACCCAGTAATTACACCGAGAAATTATGTGTTCAAATATCGGAAGTTACCTAATAGAAAGGCAACCTATGCTATGATTGGGATGGCAATCGTTAAAGATAACTATCCTTTATATTTTGATGCAGCTAATGAGAAAGGGTTAGGAATTGCTGGACTTAATTTTGATGGTCCATGTCACTATTTCCCCGAATCAGCAGAAAAAGAAAATGTGACTCCATTTGAATTAATCCCATATTTATTGAGTCAATATGCTTCAGTTGATGAGGTAAAAGATGCATTAGAAAATGTTAATTTGGTTGATATTAATTTTTCTAAAAAATTACAATTATCACCGCTACATTGGTTAATTGCTGATAAGACTGGTAAGTCAATTGTTGTAGAATCAACTGTAAGTGGCTTACATGTCTATGACAATCCAGTTCATGTTTTGACTAATAACCCGGAATTTCCAGGTCAATTAACCAATTTAGCAAATTACGCTAATATTTCTCCTGCACAACCTAA is a window encoding:
- the eno gene encoding phosphopyruvate hydratase, producing the protein MLKSVIENIHALEIFDSRGNPTVEVFVTLSNGVVGKAEVPSGASTGENEAVELRDGGSRLGGKGVMNAVNNVNTEINDALKGLDPHDQPNIDATMIALDGTPNKGRLGANAILGVSMATACAAAKDNHQPLYRYLGGTDLEMPQTFHNVINGGEHADNGIDIQEFMITPVAKTSFRDGFEKIVNVYHTLKKVLEDMGYETGLGDEGGFAPNMKNSEEALKALHESIIKAGYKPGEDIAIACDCAASYFYNKEDGKYHLEGKVLTDEELADYYDKLLDEFPELISMEDPYDENDVEGMVKFTESHKDRIQIVLDDFICTNPKLLNKAIHEGAGNASLIKLNQIGTVTETLETIRLSRKNGYNTMISHRSGETGDTFIADFAVAVNGGQLKSGAPARSERVEKYNRLLEIEEELGKGERLAFFPDNVDLD
- a CDS encoding ABC-F family ATP-binding cassette domain-containing protein is translated as MITVSDLSLNLSGRTLYEDVNLKFTPGNCYGVIGANGAGKSTFLKLLEGKIEPTTGNISIDANERMSSLNQDHFAFEDCTVLDTVIQGHKELYQVMKDKDELYSKPDFSDEDGVKAAELESKFAELDGWNAEADASKLLQSLGIPEDLHQSKMSELPEADKVKVLLAQALFGNPDILLLDEPTNGLDVHTVNWLEDFLADYPNIVIVVSHDRHFLNQVCTQMCDVDYGKIQLYMGNYDFWYESSKLASELAANQNAKKEEKIKELQEFIARFSANASKSKQATSRKKQLEKITLDDIKPSSRKYPYVKFEMHRDLGNDLLKVEDVSYSVDGEKILDHVSFIVRPGDKVAFLSRNTLATTALMDIIAGKIKPETGTVTWGQTTAFNYMSRDLNANFNNDELTILDWLRQYATKEQDDNTFLRGFLGRMLFSGEEIEKKIKVLSGGEKVRCQLSRMMLEPANVLVMDDPTNHLDLESITSLNDALKDYQGSILFTSHDHEFIQTIADHIVEVGPKGIVSRADTNYDEFLNSTTIQEQVENIY
- the bsh gene encoding choloylglycine hydrolase — protein: MCTSIIYDSNGQHYFGRNLDLEISFGEHPVITPRNYVFKYRKLPNRKATYAMIGMAIVKDNYPLYFDAANEKGLGIAGLNFDGPCHYFPESAEKENVTPFELIPYLLSQYASVDEVKDALENVNLVDINFSKKLQLSPLHWLIADKTGKSIVVESTVSGLHVYDNPVHVLTNNPEFPGQLTNLANYANISPAQPKNTVVPDADINLYSRGLGTHHLPGGMDSASRFVKVAFVRAHAPEGKDEASSITNYFHILHSVEQPKGTDEVGPNSYEYTIYSDGTNLETGTFYYTNYENNQINAIKLSNENLDSDKLIDYELLEKQHINYQN